One window of the Salvia splendens isolate huo1 chromosome 1, SspV2, whole genome shotgun sequence genome contains the following:
- the LOC121756788 gene encoding OVARIAN TUMOR DOMAIN-containing deubiquitinating enzyme 12-like: MRNGTTYSDGASTSTSTSLSSQQDVEDDRMIAVVLSEEYAKLDGAVGRRLTNLAPVPHVPRIILHFPSTSDSNLDYQRLLQRINVYGLYEVRVSGDGNCQFRALSDQIYRSPEHHKHVRKEVVKQLKDNYALYEAYVPMNFKRYYKKMAKSGEWGDHVTLQAAADKFAAKICLLTSFRDTCFIEIVPQHQAPARELWLSFWSEVHYNSLYELRDAPPQLKPKKKHWFF; the protein is encoded by the exons ATGAGAAATGGAACAACTTATAGCGATGGTGCTTCAACTTCAACTTCAACTTCTTTAAGCAGTCAGCAAGATGTGGAGGATGATAGGATGATTGCTGTCGTTCTTTCTGAAGAATATGCAAAATTAGATGGTGCAGTTGGTCGACGGCTGACCAATCTTGCCCCTGTTCCT CATGTTCCAAGAATAATTTTGCACTTTCCTTCAACAAGTGATTCAAATTTGGATTACCAACGGCTCCTTCAGAG GATAAATGTCTATGGTTTATACGAAGTAAGGGTTTCTGGAGACGGGAATTGTCAG TTCCGTGCACTTTCAGATCAGATTTATAGATCTCCTGAGCACCACAAGCATGTGCGCAAAGAGGTTGTGAAACAG CTTAAAGATAACTATGCTCTCTATGAAGCTTATGTACCTATGAACTTCAAACGCTATTACAAGAAAATGGCTAA GTCTGGTGAATGGGGAGACCATGTTACACTACAAGCAGCAGCTGATAAA TTTGCAGCAAAGATCTGTTTATTAACATCATTCAGAGATACTTGCTTCATCGAAATTGTTCCACAGCATCAGGCCCCTGCACGAG AGCTTTGGCTGAGCTTTTGGTCCGAGGTGCATTACAATTCACTCTATGAACTACGAG ATGCTCCGCCGCAGCTCAAGCCGAAGAAGAAACACTGGTTCTTCTAA
- the LOC121756798 gene encoding transportin MOS14-like isoform X1 — translation MELHIKVAQAVHVLNHDSQSCNRVAANQWLVQFQQSDAAWEIATSILTSHHHHPFLSDYEVEFFAAQILKRKIQNECHNLQGGAKDALLNALLVAAKRFTPGPPQLLTQICLALSTLILHAAEDGKPIEKLFYSLQNLQSQDNGNAAVLEMLTVLPEIIEDQNGDFSVSSARRKEYGQELLAQTPTVLEFLMQQIGEGVGSHDRSRKILRCLLSWVRAGCFCEIPPGFLPAHPLFNFVFSSLQVASSFELAVEVLVELVSRHEGLPQVLLCRIGFLKEALLFPALKSGDKKVIGGLASLMSEIGQAAPFLIVEANTEALELGHALLSCAAFPSEDWEIVDSTLQFWCSLSGHIIALEVENAEYKKKLQERFSPIFSALVDALLFRVQVNDTFDENGRTIELPSGLEQFRMNLVELLVDICQLLGPALFIQKIFLRDWIPTSMHISWREVEAKLFVLNAVSEVVLKEEHPFDISVIMDLVMILSSKSSEDLRGFMCLVYKALADVIGSYAKWIPTSQTNTRPLILFFAAGITQPFCSSACAFGFRKFCEEAAAVMHEPSNLEILIWIGEGLEDRKLPLEEENEVVGAISLILCTVSDKMLMHNMFARLLSPSYATVGKLINEDHGHALRHNPSIYTHLVTTAGRGLNRIGTVFSYLASHLSVDLGPDESIFVLLEAFWPMLEKLLISDHIESGSLSTAVCRALTLAIQASGHNFGPLLPQVLDSISANFLKFSSHECYMRTASVIVEEFGCKEEYGSLFMSTFERFTCSPSVMALTSSYICDQEPDLVEAYTNFASVYVRSCPKEILAASGSLFEVSLPKAGISCTALHRGAALSAMSYMNCFLEMSIGVLVEADASIPGRSVQDMVMRVISICGEGLISNLVYALLGVSAMSRVHKCATILQQLGAMCSLSERREWKGVVCWEMLQRWLYSALHTLPGEYLKAGEVECLVPNWMKGVAAAASDRLDMEMNSHMRGKGGRHLKRLLRDFANNHRNLTS, via the exons ATGGAACTGCACATCAAGGTTGCTCAAGCAGTCCACGTCCTCAATCACGATTCTCAATCCTGCAACCGCGTCGCTGCCAATCAATGGCTCGTTCAGTTCCAACAGTCTGATGCTGCTTGGGAGATTGCTACTTCCATCCTCACttcccaccaccaccaccctttCCTCTCTGACTACGAGGTCGAGTTTTTCGCCGCCCAGATTCTCAAGCGCAAG ATCCAAAATGAATGCCATAATTTGCAAGGAGGAGCTAAGGACGCTCTGCTAAACGCTCTTCTAGTAGCTGCCAAGAGATTCACCCCAGGCCCTCCTCAG CTCCTAACGCAGATATGCCTTGCGCTATCGACACTCATACTTCACGCCGCAGAGGATGGGAAGCCCATCGAGAAGCTCTTCTACAGCCTGCAGAATTTGCAGAGCCAGGATAATGGGAATGCCGCGGTTTTGGAGATGCTCACGGTCTTGCCTGAAATCATAGAAGATCAAAATGGTGATTTCAGTGTATCCTCTGCTCGCCGGAAAGAGTATGGACAAGAG CTTCTTGCGCAAACTCCCACTGTGCTTGAGTTTCTAATGCAGCAGATTGGTGAGGGTGTTGGCAGCCATGACAGGAGCAGAAAGATATTACGTTGCTTGCTGAGCTGG GTTCGAGCTGGATGCTTTTGTGAGATTCCTCCAGGCTTTTTACCTGCCCATCCACTTTTTAACTTTGTTTTCAGCTCCTTGCAG GTTGCGTCTTCATTTGAGCTTGCTGTTGAGGTTCTTGTCGAGCTCGTGAGTCGACATGAG GGCCTGCCTCAGGTTTTACTATGCCGGATTGGATTTCTCAAGGAAGCACTTCTTTTTCCTGCTCTCAAAAGTGGAGATAAGAAAGTGATTGGAGGACTTGCATCCTTAATGTCAGAAATCGGTCAAGCT GCACCCTTTCTAATTGTGGAAGCAAATACCGAAGCACTTGAGCTGGGACATGCTCTATTGAG TTGTGCAGCATTTCCAAGTGAAGACTGGGAGATTGTGGACTCAACCTTGCAATTTTG GTGTAGCCTTTCTGGGCATATAATTGCTCTCGAAGTAGAAAATGCTGAATATAAGAAGAAGTTGCAGGAACGTTTTAGTCCCATATTTTCAGCATTGGTTGATGCTCTTCTGTTTCGTGTTCAG GTCAATGACACATTTGATGAAAATGGGAGAACCATTGAGCTGCCTAGTGGCCTAGAGCAATTTAGGATGAATTTGGTGGAACTTCTGGTGGACATTTGTCAGCTCTTAGGACCTGCTTTGTTTATCCAGAAG ATCTTCCTTCGGGACTGGATACCTACCAGCATGCATATCTCTTGGAGAGAGGTAGAAGCCAAATTGTTCGTGCTTAATGCG GTTTCTGAAGTTGTTCTTAAGGAGGAACATCCTTTTGATATCTCTGTCATTATGGACTTGGTGATGATTTTGTCCAGCAAGTCATCAGAGGATCTAAGAGGATTTATGTGCCTT GTATATAAAGCTCTTGCTGATGTTATTGGTTCTTATGCTAAGTGGATCCCTACCtctcaaaccaacaccagaccTTTGAT ATTGTTTTTTGCTGCCGGGATTACTCAACCATTCTGTTCAAGTGCTTGTGCATTTGGATTTCGCAAATTCTGTGAAGAAGCTGCTGCAGTGATGCATGAACCTTCCAATCTGGAAATCTTAATTTGGATAGGAGAG GGATTGGAAGATAGGAAGTTGCCCTTGGAGGAAGAGAATGAAGTAGTTGGTGCTATCAGTCTCATACTCTGCACTGTTTCTGACAAGATGCTGATGCACAACATGTTCGCTAGATTGCTTTCTCCTTCTTATGCAACTGTTGGAAAACTT ATCAATGAAGATCATGGGCATGCTCTGAGACACAATCCATCTATATATACCCATTTAGTTACCACAGCTGGAAGAGGGCTAAACAG GATCGGCACTGTTTTCAGTTACCTGGCATCACACCTCTCCGTTGATCTGGGTCCAGATGAATCGATCTTTGTATTACTTGAGGCTTTCTGGCCAATGCTCGAGAAACTCCTTATATCTGATCATATTGAGAGTGGAAGCTTGTCTACAGCTGTTTGCAGGGCTCTTACACTAGCAATTCAGGCATCAG GCCACAATTTTGGGCCACTATTGCCGCAGGTGCTAGATTCTATATCAgcaaattttttgaaattctcAAGCCATGAATGCTACATGAGAACAG CTTCGGTCATTGTTGAAGAATTTGGCTGCAAGGAGGAATATGGATCTCTGTTTATGAGTACATTTGAAAGATTCACTTGTTCACCATCAGTAATGGCTCTTACTTCATCATATATCTGTGATCAAGAACCAGATCTGGTTGAGGCATACACAAATTTTGCTTCTGTGTATGTGCGCAGTTGTCCTAAG GAAATATTAGCTGCCTCTGGTTCTCTATTTGAAGTATCCTTGCCAAAGGCAGGGATTTCTTGTACAGCTTTGCATCGTGGTGCAGCTTTATCAGCAATGTCGTATATGAACT GCTTTCTGGAGATGAGCATTGGTGTGTTGGTGGAAGCTGATGCTTCTATACCTGGAAGATCCGTTCAGGACATGGTGATGAGGGTGATATCCATATGTGGGGAGGGCTTGATATCGAATCTGGTGTATGCTCTTCTTGGCGTGTCGGCAATGTCAAGG GTTCACAAATGTGCAACGATCCTTCAACAACTGGGCGCAATGTGCAGCTTGAGTGAAAGACGAGAGTGGAAGGGCGTGGTTTGCTGGGAAATGTTGCAACGTTGGCTTTACTCTGCG CTGCATACCCTTCCCGGTGAGTATCTAAAAGCAGGAGAAGTAGAATGTTTAGTGCCAAACTGGATGAAGGGAGTGGCGGCTGCAGCATCGGACCGTCTGGATATGGAGATGAACAGCCACATGCGAGGCAAAGGTGGAAGACATCTTAAGCGTTTATTAAGAGATTTTGCCAATAATCATCGCAATTTGACTTCTTaa
- the LOC121756798 gene encoding uncharacterized protein LOC121756798 isoform X2, with the protein MQQIGEGVGSHDRSRKILRCLLSWVRAGCFCEIPPGFLPAHPLFNFVFSSLQVASSFELAVEVLVELVSRHEGLPQVLLCRIGFLKEALLFPALKSGDKKVIGGLASLMSEIGQAAPFLIVEANTEALELGHALLSCAAFPSEDWEIVDSTLQFWCSLSGHIIALEVENAEYKKKLQERFSPIFSALVDALLFRVQVNDTFDENGRTIELPSGLEQFRMNLVELLVDICQLLGPALFIQKIFLRDWIPTSMHISWREVEAKLFVLNAVSEVVLKEEHPFDISVIMDLVMILSSKSSEDLRGFMCLVYKALADVIGSYAKWIPTSQTNTRPLILFFAAGITQPFCSSACAFGFRKFCEEAAAVMHEPSNLEILIWIGEGLEDRKLPLEEENEVVGAISLILCTVSDKMLMHNMFARLLSPSYATVGKLINEDHGHALRHNPSIYTHLVTTAGRGLNRIGTVFSYLASHLSVDLGPDESIFVLLEAFWPMLEKLLISDHIESGSLSTAVCRALTLAIQASGHNFGPLLPQVLDSISANFLKFSSHECYMRTASVIVEEFGCKEEYGSLFMSTFERFTCSPSVMALTSSYICDQEPDLVEAYTNFASVYVRSCPKEILAASGSLFEVSLPKAGISCTALHRGAALSAMSYMNCFLEMSIGVLVEADASIPGRSVQDMVMRVISICGEGLISNLVYALLGVSAMSRVHKCATILQQLGAMCSLSERREWKGVVCWEMLQRWLYSALHTLPGEYLKAGEVECLVPNWMKGVAAAASDRLDMEMNSHMRGKGGRHLKRLLRDFANNHRNLTS; encoded by the exons ATGCAGCAGATTGGTGAGGGTGTTGGCAGCCATGACAGGAGCAGAAAGATATTACGTTGCTTGCTGAGCTGG GTTCGAGCTGGATGCTTTTGTGAGATTCCTCCAGGCTTTTTACCTGCCCATCCACTTTTTAACTTTGTTTTCAGCTCCTTGCAG GTTGCGTCTTCATTTGAGCTTGCTGTTGAGGTTCTTGTCGAGCTCGTGAGTCGACATGAG GGCCTGCCTCAGGTTTTACTATGCCGGATTGGATTTCTCAAGGAAGCACTTCTTTTTCCTGCTCTCAAAAGTGGAGATAAGAAAGTGATTGGAGGACTTGCATCCTTAATGTCAGAAATCGGTCAAGCT GCACCCTTTCTAATTGTGGAAGCAAATACCGAAGCACTTGAGCTGGGACATGCTCTATTGAG TTGTGCAGCATTTCCAAGTGAAGACTGGGAGATTGTGGACTCAACCTTGCAATTTTG GTGTAGCCTTTCTGGGCATATAATTGCTCTCGAAGTAGAAAATGCTGAATATAAGAAGAAGTTGCAGGAACGTTTTAGTCCCATATTTTCAGCATTGGTTGATGCTCTTCTGTTTCGTGTTCAG GTCAATGACACATTTGATGAAAATGGGAGAACCATTGAGCTGCCTAGTGGCCTAGAGCAATTTAGGATGAATTTGGTGGAACTTCTGGTGGACATTTGTCAGCTCTTAGGACCTGCTTTGTTTATCCAGAAG ATCTTCCTTCGGGACTGGATACCTACCAGCATGCATATCTCTTGGAGAGAGGTAGAAGCCAAATTGTTCGTGCTTAATGCG GTTTCTGAAGTTGTTCTTAAGGAGGAACATCCTTTTGATATCTCTGTCATTATGGACTTGGTGATGATTTTGTCCAGCAAGTCATCAGAGGATCTAAGAGGATTTATGTGCCTT GTATATAAAGCTCTTGCTGATGTTATTGGTTCTTATGCTAAGTGGATCCCTACCtctcaaaccaacaccagaccTTTGAT ATTGTTTTTTGCTGCCGGGATTACTCAACCATTCTGTTCAAGTGCTTGTGCATTTGGATTTCGCAAATTCTGTGAAGAAGCTGCTGCAGTGATGCATGAACCTTCCAATCTGGAAATCTTAATTTGGATAGGAGAG GGATTGGAAGATAGGAAGTTGCCCTTGGAGGAAGAGAATGAAGTAGTTGGTGCTATCAGTCTCATACTCTGCACTGTTTCTGACAAGATGCTGATGCACAACATGTTCGCTAGATTGCTTTCTCCTTCTTATGCAACTGTTGGAAAACTT ATCAATGAAGATCATGGGCATGCTCTGAGACACAATCCATCTATATATACCCATTTAGTTACCACAGCTGGAAGAGGGCTAAACAG GATCGGCACTGTTTTCAGTTACCTGGCATCACACCTCTCCGTTGATCTGGGTCCAGATGAATCGATCTTTGTATTACTTGAGGCTTTCTGGCCAATGCTCGAGAAACTCCTTATATCTGATCATATTGAGAGTGGAAGCTTGTCTACAGCTGTTTGCAGGGCTCTTACACTAGCAATTCAGGCATCAG GCCACAATTTTGGGCCACTATTGCCGCAGGTGCTAGATTCTATATCAgcaaattttttgaaattctcAAGCCATGAATGCTACATGAGAACAG CTTCGGTCATTGTTGAAGAATTTGGCTGCAAGGAGGAATATGGATCTCTGTTTATGAGTACATTTGAAAGATTCACTTGTTCACCATCAGTAATGGCTCTTACTTCATCATATATCTGTGATCAAGAACCAGATCTGGTTGAGGCATACACAAATTTTGCTTCTGTGTATGTGCGCAGTTGTCCTAAG GAAATATTAGCTGCCTCTGGTTCTCTATTTGAAGTATCCTTGCCAAAGGCAGGGATTTCTTGTACAGCTTTGCATCGTGGTGCAGCTTTATCAGCAATGTCGTATATGAACT GCTTTCTGGAGATGAGCATTGGTGTGTTGGTGGAAGCTGATGCTTCTATACCTGGAAGATCCGTTCAGGACATGGTGATGAGGGTGATATCCATATGTGGGGAGGGCTTGATATCGAATCTGGTGTATGCTCTTCTTGGCGTGTCGGCAATGTCAAGG GTTCACAAATGTGCAACGATCCTTCAACAACTGGGCGCAATGTGCAGCTTGAGTGAAAGACGAGAGTGGAAGGGCGTGGTTTGCTGGGAAATGTTGCAACGTTGGCTTTACTCTGCG CTGCATACCCTTCCCGGTGAGTATCTAAAAGCAGGAGAAGTAGAATGTTTAGTGCCAAACTGGATGAAGGGAGTGGCGGCTGCAGCATCGGACCGTCTGGATATGGAGATGAACAGCCACATGCGAGGCAAAGGTGGAAGACATCTTAAGCGTTTATTAAGAGATTTTGCCAATAATCATCGCAATTTGACTTCTTaa